The Ostrea edulis chromosome 1, xbOstEdul1.1, whole genome shotgun sequence genomic sequence tcTTATAGTTCAAACAGACAAGATGTCTCATAGTCAAAATAAACAAGCAGTCTCATagttaaaacaaacaagcactctcaaagttaaaacaaacaagcaatcTTATAGTTCAAACAGACAAGATGTCTCATAGTCAAAATAAACAAGCAGTCTCATAGTTAAAACAGAAAAAGCAGtattatagataaaacaaacaagcaatattatagttaaaacaaacaagcagtcttatagttaaaacaaacaagtaGTCTCATagttaaaacaaacaagtaGTCTCATagttaaaacaaacaagtaGTCTCATagttaaaacaaacaagcaatcTTATAGTTCAAACAGACAAGCAATCTTATAGTTCAAACAGACAAGATGTCTCATAGTCAAAATAAACAAGCAGTCTCATAGTTAAAACAGAAAAAGCAGtattatagataaaacaaacaagcaataTTATAGTTAAAATAAACAAGCAGTCTTATagttaaaacaaacaagcaGTCTTATAGTTAAAAGAAACAAGCAGTCTTATAGTTCAAACAGACAAGCTGTGTCATAGTCAAAATAAACAAGCAGTcttatagataaaacaaacaaacaatcttATAGTCAAAATAAACAAGCAGTCCTATAGTTACGGCAAAACAAGCAGTCTTAttgttaaaacaaacaaataaacaaacagtCTTATAGTTAAAACAAATAAGCAATCTCATAGTCAAAATAAACAAGCAGTCTCATagttaaaacaaacaagcaGTCTTATAGTCAAAATGAACAAGCAGTCTTATagttaaaacaaacaagcaatcTTATAGTCAAAATAAACAAGCAGTCCTATAGTTAcggtaaaacaaacaagcaatctttaattcaaataaacaaGCAGTCTCATAGTTAAAACAGAAAAAGCAGtattatagataaaacaaacaagcaataTTATAGTTAAAATAAACAAGCAGTCTTATagttaaaacaaacaagcaGTCTCAAAGTTAAAACAGAAAAAGCAGTATTATAGATCAAACAAACAAGCAATATTATAGTTAAAATAAACAAGCAGTCTTATagttaaaacaaacaagcagtcttatagttaaaacaaacaagcaGTCTTATAGTCAAAATAATCAAGCAGTCTTATAGTTACGGTAAAATAAACAAGCAGTCTTATAGTTAcggtaaaataaacaaacagtCTTATAGTTACGGTAAAATAAACAATCATCTTATAGTTAAAAACAAATAAGCAGTCTTACagttaaaacaaacaagcaatcTCGAAACAAACAAATAATCTCAAAAATTTACAAGCATTCTCAAAAGTAACAAGCATTCTTATAGTCAAATCCAACACGCATTCTTATGGTCAAAATAAACAACCATTCTCATTCTTCAGGTCAAAACTAACAATCATTCTCAaaacaaataagtattatcatagCCAAATCAAACAAAACTTATACATGTTATAGTGAAAACAAACAAGCAttcttataataataataatgataataaatcgAAGCAAATAAGCAGTTATATTCAAAacacttttcaaaggggagataattgagaaaaattgaaaattagatGTTAACTTTTGAAAACTCcacttctcgagaaccactagACCAGACAAGACAAAACTCATGTGAAAGCTTTATGGATGTGTAGATTCGAAATTGTTTAAATCCTAAGTTAGCGTGGGCCATGGTAACGTTTACATGGGGATTTAAATCCTAAGTTAGCGTGGGCCATGATAACGTTTACATGGGGAtatacagaaaaatatttttctcaagaacagcagagccttcataaatcttattaatatccaagcatccccaggtagtgtgAAATTAAGTCTGTCCAAATTATGGTCCCAAGAGGAAgttaggatggggcctcaataggggatcaaagttttacataagaatatagaggataaactgtttaaaattcCTGCTTTCAAGAGCAGCAGAGCCAGTATTAGTCATATTGTAAAATATGCAACCATCCTTAGGTAGTGCAGATCAAAGGATCAATTCAGAGTATCAAATGAAAAGATCTATAGGGAGAATTTTTTTCGGGAAAAAGTCACATTCTTATTTTAAgctttttaaaagttattttctGTAGTACATATATaagaatttttcaaattttcatgtcAAACCTATAATTCATTATCTACAATGTTGAAATTAACCTTGAAAGTTGGCCTAAAAAGCACTTTCCCCATTTAAGCAACGATTTCGACATGTATTTTGTCTTTGAAGTCCTTCAAGGGGGTCCTGCCCCTAAGATTTTCTgttgttaatatatttttttaaattttttaatcaCATTTTTATTTCCCAGACCTATCACTATAACATATAACAAATAGACCAAACGATAGAAAAAAGTGTATATACATCTCGCAGGAtgtagaagaagaaaaaaacgaAGAGAAATACAAggttatataaatatatgagaacaaagttatacaaatataaatacatcttTTCTAGACGATATGAAAGTATTCCGTGACAACTACCCAAAGGGCCCTTGTTGTTGTTAATATTTTGATAAGTTACAATCTTAAGAACAATTTACATTAGTATTTTTAGGAGCATCCCTGCATTTGGGTCGACTTTCAAGGAAAACCGACAAAAAGTTAGGGGAACGGTTTTTTGAAAACCTGGTTCATATTTGCACGGGTATTACTTGTGCTTGAGTACCACTCAATAAGCTGCACCGCTGGCAGTATACGCTGTGCTTATTTCCATGGTTCGAATCCGCCTCACGCcacttttatttatattttttatttcgcATTTTCAACACTTTTTTCATATCTTATATAATGATGTGTAAGTTTTCCTTCAATAATCTAGTTTAATTGCATATCTATTCTTTAAATAAAAGGCATTAAAAGAGAGTGCAAATTGTGTATTATATGTAGAAGTGAAATTCTGCATCACACGATAAAAGTACACGTACGTTTCATCCCATGTTGATACTGTCCAGACATTAGGTAAGGATCCCTAAACAGGATGTATCCGTGGATACAGAGGGGGTGTCTGGTGAAGTAACCGTAGTCTCTTGAATACAGAGGAGGTGGGTGTCTGATGAAGTAACCGCAGTTTCTTGCAGAAATCCAACTTCACTCCCCCAGTTATTTCTATTCAGAAAACTAAGACAAAATGCAGTATTTGTCACAAAGCATCAAAGTTTGTATGCATTATTCCCCATTCAGCACGTTTAGACATTTTCATAATGCAAGGTGTACTAGTACCACCAAGGGTGAAATGCTGTATCTCTCATGTGAATTAATTGAAGACCTGTGACTTTCACATTTAATGTCGACTGTCTGGCAgtggaacagtcactacctgcttaatgacatacatgtagcactactatctgatatatatatatatatatatatatatatatatatatatatatattccaagcAGACTCTCTCCGACAAACATTTTCTCCTGTTAGTTCAAGGGGCATGTTACAACACCGATTTAATGCCGTTAGATTTCTATAACAGTTTTGACAGCAGGTTTCCGGCAATAAGATGAGTCAGGCTATAGATTCATAGCAGTAATGGACATAGAACATAAGGATAACATATGTCATTGATAGTCCCTTTTTTCAGCTCAAAAAGAGAACGTGATAATGACAGGTGGCTCATTCACTGCAAGCGACGATACAGACTCCGTTATAACAACACAACCGCGCAAGACTTCACGCATGGAAACCGGAAGCCGAGCAAAAGCGATAACGGCGGGGAAATCGACATTTGATGACGCGCATTGTGAAAGGGACTGGGCAGATGGACTATGTCAATGTAAAAGTGACGAAAGACGACATTGTGAGTTACATTTATGTCTCTGAATTATTTGTTATTAATGATATGTACACTCGAGGGGCAAAAGTTTTTTCCGCGGAAATGGTCAACGTCATATCCAAAACAGGTGTGTTTCTGAAAAAGaaacataataaaacaattgtATTTGTAAGAAAGTTAACAAATCTTACCTTAGTATTTTTGATAGAACCATTTCCTCTCAAATCACACTGAAATCTTGAATACAAAGATTTTATGTACCGGTAGGTTCAACAGACACCCATTTGAGCGTCGATTCGCTAATTAGGTCATCCTTAGATTTGATCCACCTTCTGTAATCGACCTTCAGTCTTCACGTCAGTCAATTCACTAATTTTCatagttttatttcttattttaaaggTTTGTTGTGTCTTTCAAATTCTTTCTACGTTCTGTCTTCACTAGCTGCATCAGTTGTCTGTCTCCACTGTCACTACTCTTTGTAGGTCGTCCACTTCACTGCTTATTTTCCACAGAATTCCCCGAGTCGAAATCGTTTTAAAAACTTTTGAACTGTTGCGAGATTAATTCCTAACATTGTAGATATGATTTAACGATATAAATTTTTCGTGTCACCAGACAACTCTATACCTCTTCTAAACATTTTGAAAGCAGCAGACATTGAGTAAAAATATAAGAGCGATAACACCAACTTCAGTATAACTTCCGGAAATTTCTAAATacctaaaatatttttaccGAATTGATAAGATTAGAAGaagatatgtattttaaaaatgttacatcaccGACTCATAAAGAAATGCAGCGGACCAGATTGAGATTAGAACCTGGGGCCCCCttaatctctagtcaggtgctctaccaactgggCTCACTGGTCTGTCGATCTGCCCCGTCCGCcactccctccttaaatgtcttcacaccttgaGGACGTCAATCCAGGATCTTTATTCCCTGAAAGGTATTTTCACCGGTCAGTTCTAGGAGCTGATCTACGGCACCATAGAACCCGTCTGACTGACACTAATATAACGATCGCCATTAACGAAAACTTTCCATCCTtgagtgtacatgtatatctgttcTTTAATTCAGTCACATTCAATCATCGCTCtgtatttttctctctctctacttTAGGTTGCTGTTACTTTTGTTGTTGGCCTTATTTGAAGTACATTATAGCGACACGTCTCGGAGAAACGCCCTTTATGGCCTTGATTCCCTGTGCCGTATTCGCTCTACGTATCAAAGTCAGGACATTGTTCGGCATTAAGGTTTGATTCAGTCGCTGAGTAGATTTGCTATAGCACAGTCAAAATTTCCAAGTTTCCGCTCAACATTTCCCTTGCTTtttgatgattaatgaaataCAGGTATCAAACAAGCTTGAACGACTAGAGACAATGGTATACTTCGATAATTTCCCGATAGTTTCCGGGCTTTAATATGTCCGCACTGTTAAAGTCCAATGGTTACTTTCACTAAActgtaatgtcaatttttataAAGGAATAAAGTAGGAATTGTGATATCACATCTATTTACTCAATGAGAATGGATGAAAACAATGtctttggtttaaaaaaaaaagtattgaaaaggttgactgaatattttgacatttacCTATCATCGGGGTTTGCGTGTAAGCTgatactttgaacaaacttatcCCTTCCAGTCCATTTTCTCgaattcatattgaagcatccccatgtacaatgtattgtTCATTCAAGTGTTTTATTACCAGGGCATGTCTGCAATAGGAATGTGTAGGGACAATcattgaaatttcaaagttgttcTCACGAATATGTAGAaacaattgttttcaaattagaTTTGCAAGCTTTACTTTTGTAGtatgattcaaaatttcttcACATCATGACCACCGGGCCCAACATAGGAATGCATGGGATGGTTAGtcctcctagacacttgatcccatCTTTGTCCGTGTTTGTCCCACTTCTtaatgggatttatgagatttatcactgttcgttatcttcactttgaaACTCTTAATCTTCTCAAAATTCACAATTGTACAATTTTACTGAATACGCCAGTTTGTTTAGGCGGGGTCACTGTAAGGTGTTTTACAATGGAACTCATCTGAAAAATTATCtgaaaatcgtcttctcaagaaccataacGGTACAGTATGTCAAATCATTGTGCATGCATCCTTGCCGAGTCTTCATTTTCATCCGATGGGGGCATAATTTAGATTTGATGTTTTATATGAGAAAATACGACTGCTCAGacgagtgatgtggcccatggatctctcgtttttagctcacctgaaccgaaggttcaagtgagctattctgatcacattttgtccggcgtccgtctgtctgtctgtccgtctgtctgtaaacttttcacattttcgacttcttctccagaaccactgggccaatttcaacctaacttggccaaaagcatccttgggtgaagggctttcaagtttgttcaaatgaagggtcatgtccctttcaaaggggagataatcacaaaaatgcaaaaatagggtggggtcatttcaaaatcttcttctcaagaaccactgggccagaagagctgaaatttacctgaaagcttcctgacatattgcagattcaagtttgttcaaatcatggcccccggtggtaggatggggccacaaggggggatcaaagttttacatacaaatctatagggaaaaactttaaaaatcttcttctcaagaaccactaagccagaaaaactgagatttacacgaaagcttcctgacataatgcagattcaagtttgttcaaatcatgggcccctggggttggatggggccacaataggggatcaaagttttacatacaaatatatagggaaaatctttaaaaatcttcttctcaagaaccactaagccagaaaagctgatttttacatgaaaactttctgacatagtgcagattcaagtttgttcaaatcatggcccccggggatgagatggggccccaaggggtggatcaaagttttacacacaaatatatagggaaaaactttaaaaatcttcttctcaagaaccactaagccagaaaagctgagatttacatgaaagcttcctgacatagtgcagattcaagtttgttcaaatcatggcccccggggataagatggggccccaagggggggatcaaagttttacatacaaatatatagggaacatctttaaaaatcttcttctcaagaaccactaagccagaaaagctgatttttacatgaaaactttctgacatagtgcagattcaagtttgttcaaatcatggcccccggggataagatggggccccaaggggtggatcaaagttttacacacaaatatatagggaaaaactttaaaaatcttcttctcaagaaccactaagccagaaaagctgagatttacatgaaatattcctgacataatgcagattcaagtttgttcaaatcatgggctccgggggttggatggggccacaataggggatcaaagttttacatacaaatatgtaggaaaaatcttcttctcaagaaccactgagccagaaaagctgatttttacatgaaaactttctgacatagtgcagattcaagtttcttcaaatcatgggctccgggggtaggatggggccacaaggggtatcaaagttttacatacaaatatatagttaaaatctttttctcaataaccactgagtcagaaaagctgatatttacaagaaaactttctgacatagtgcagattcaagtttgttcaaatcatggtccccggggggtaggatggggccacaagtggggggggtcaaagttttacatacaaatatagaaaaaagctttaaaagaaccattgggccaaagaagttgacatttacatgaaagctttctgacatagtgtagattcaagtttacaaagggtagtttgggccatgatagggaccaaggttttacatgcaaatatatatggaaagtcttcagatatgggccaaggtgactcaggtgagcgatgtggcccatgggcctcttgttatttgtAGTCTGTCGGATGGGGACGCTTATAATTGTCATATGTTAATGAGTGCAAACTCGTGACAGGAAACATCGATGTGGTTCGGCATTAGAGACTTCAAGACCGCTCCACCCAACTCTCATCTTTACCTCTGAAATGTGGTCATAATATCGCAAATTCTAAGTAAATTGAAAACCCAATTAATTAATACTACTCTCTTGACTCGTATTTAGCGACCGAAATTGGATATGCCTAGGAAATCAAATGTAGAAACTtgagggccacatcgctcacctaagcAATTGTATTTCCCATGCAATTCATGTACAATCTCAGTCATGGTCCCACTCTGACTCTGGATGAACTGGAATCTGCTGTACATGAAAATGCTTCCATTtggatttgaaaaaaataaattagtGTTCGGgattaaatacatatgtacatactacaggaaaaaaattaaaagttggaCTCCTTGTCGTGTAATTGAGCTGTCGTGATTTCAACATGGTTGCCATGATAGTTGATTGCACGACACTTTTTCCACATGTTTGTATGCAATTCCATTCACTTGATAAGAATGTTCCTTCTTGTAGAAGCATTTTTCAGTGATATAATGGTTCTATTTACGTCACCCAAAAGGCCGTTACTCGAGCAAGCATTGTGACTGAAAGGTCTCTTGTATAACCCAATTTTCGCATTCTTTCCACAGGGAATTGCATCGCTTGGAGTCAAATTTACTATttaagagtaaaggtatagaactctaaatataagGTACGCAAGTTAGGCGATGTAAGAAAAATAaaccaaatgatataaaattctactgtGTATTCTGATaaattcatacataatcaatttacattactaccaaagttcatcccgaaattccgtatacttccaaAGATATGCAGAAATAAATTCGGGAAAATGGCCATTATTTTTTGGTCGACTTTTATCTGGGCCCTGGCACTATacgactaaacagaatgtttgagtattgcaacaagctatttcatagaatgtgcagcattagatttcttaccccaattcataaaatgaattcCGTAATAGCTGCAATttactgaaaattgtaaaaccgtctgtactttcactATATCACAGCtattttgacatttatttcatatgTTTCTATTTGTTATCGGCCCTGATTTACCATGGGTCTACATAGTTTATACTAgacatttatatcatatatttttatttgttatcgGTCCTGATTTACCACTGATTTATTATTTCGTCCAATAATGTACCGGGCTCCAACTAGGGCATTCGCACACAT encodes the following:
- the LOC125650437 gene encoding placenta-specific gene 8 protein-like, coding for METDPQKENVIMTGGSFTASDDTDSVITTQPRKTSRMETGSRAKAITAGKSTFDDAHCERDWADGLCQCKSDERRHCCCYFCCWPYLKYIIATRLGETPFMALIPCAVFALRIKVRTLFGIKGSLVKDFCTTLCCEPCAVCQMSKELDSIGL